In Kryptolebias marmoratus isolate JLee-2015 linkage group LG20, ASM164957v2, whole genome shotgun sequence, a genomic segment contains:
- the lrrc8da gene encoding volume-regulated anion channel subunit LRRC8D produces MMFTLTEVASLNDIQPTYRILKPWWDVFMDYLGLVMLMLAIFAMTMQITKDHVACLPCMDDSNEAADTKPPLGPEQNAQKAASSATTGATLATSIPSVTKDLPDEAVQELSTTQQTSLAAEKYANQPQPRGVKTNLDFQQYVFINQICYHVGLPWYSKYFPYLILIHTIVLMVSSNFWFKYPKTSSKIEHFVSILGRCFESPWTTKALSETACEDSEENKQRFTSTSSTPKQVSLEGKVKGTDADPSTPMLGVRFSADKPIAEVPSSMTILDKKDGEQAKALFEKVRKFRAHVEDSDFIYKLYVAQTSVKTVKFILILCYTSAFLLEINFQHFCKPNITQLIGYEIFFCTHNMAFMLKKLLITYVALIVIYGMTCLYSLFWVFRRPLKEYSFEKVREESSFSDIPDVKNDFAFLLHMVDQYDQLYSKRFGVFLSEVSENKLREISLNHEWTFEKLRQLVTRNAQDQQELHLFMLSGLPNAVFDLTDLEVLKLELIPEVKFSAKVSQMTSLQELHLCHCPAKVVQTGFTFLRDHLRCLHVKFTDVAEIPPWVYLLRSLRELNLIGGLNSENNKMIGLESMRDLRHLKTLCLKSNLTKIPTNITDLSPHLIRLVVHNDGTKLLVLNSLKKMTSLIELELHSCELERIPHAIFSLINLQELDLKSNNIRTIEEIISFQHLKRLTCLKLWHNKIITIPSSIGQVKSLESLHLSHNKLESLSPALFLLPKLRHLDVSHNSITVLPPDVGLVHNLQHLAINSNKLEALPKPLFRCTKLKVLCLGNNALTTLPDAVGQLVQLTHLELRGNCLDRLPAHLGNCRLLRRSGLTVEDHLFDALPVEVKESISRETSGL; encoded by the coding sequence TGATGTTTACTCTCACTGAGGTTGCATCCTTGAATGACATCCAGCCGACGTACCGCATCCTGAAGCCATGGTGGGACGTCTTCATGGACTACCTGGGCTTGGTCATGCTCATGCTGGCCATATTTGCGATGACCATGCAGATCACCAAGGACCACGTAGCTTGCCTTCCATGTATGGACGACTCGAATGAGGCGGCAGATACTAAACCTCCCCTTGGGCCTGAGCAGAATGCACAGAAGGCAGCCTCATCAGCTACCACCGGAGCCACACTTGCAACCTCTATCCCATCAGTGACTAAGGACTTGCCGGATGAAGCTGTTCAGGAGCTCAGCACTACACAGCAGACTTCCCTGGCAGCAGAGAAATATGCCAACCAACCCCAACCGAGAGGGGTTAAAACCAACCTGGACTTTCAACAATATGTCTTTATCAACCAAATATGTTACCATGTTGGCTTGCCTTGGTATTCCAAGTACTTTCCATACCTCATACTCATCCACACCATTGTTCTCATGGTCAGTAGCAATTTCTGGTTTAAATACCCCAAAACAAGCTCAAAGATAGAGCACTTTGTTTCTATTCTGGGTAGGTGCTTTGAGTCTCCTTGGACGACAAAAGCTTTGTCTGAGACAGCTTGTGAAGACTCAGAGGAGAACAAACAGAGGTTTACGAGCACCTCTTCAACCCCAAAGCAGGTGTCTTTAGAGGGGAAGGTTAAAGGCACGGACGCTGACCCATCCACACCTATGCTTGGAGTCAGATTTTCTGCAGACAAGCCCATTGCAGAAGTACCGAGCAGTATGACAATACTTGATAAAAAGGACGGGGAGCAGGCCAAAGCTCTGTTTGAGAAGGTGAGGAAGTTCCGAGCCCACGTGGAGGACAGTGATTTCATTTACAAGCTCTATGTAGCGCAAACGTCTGTCAAAACtgtcaagtttattttaatattgtgcTATACTTCAGCCTTTTTGCTTGAAATAAATTTTCAGCACTTCTGTAAACCCAATATAACCCAACTAATAGGGTATGAAATCTTCTTCTGTACGCACAACATGGCTTTTATGCTAAAGAAGCTGCTCATCACCTATGTGGCTTTGATTGTGATCTATGGGATGACATGTTTGTACTCTCTGTTCTGGGTGTTTCGAAGACCCCTGAAAGAGTATTCTTTTGAGAAGGTCAGAGAAGAGAGCAGCTTCAGTGACATTCCTGATGTTAAAAACGACTTTGCGTTCCTTTTACACATGGTTGATCAGTACGATCAACTGTACTCCAAGCGCTTTGGCGTCTTCTTGTCTGAAGTCAGTGAGAATAAGCTGAGAGAAATCAGCCTCAACCACGAGTGGACCTTCGAAAAATTAAGGCAACTCGTCACCCGCAATGCTCAAGACCAGCAGGAGCTGCATCTCTTCATGCTGTCTGGTCTCCCAAATGCAGTGTTTGACCTCACAGACTTGGAAGTGCTGAAACTGGAGCTGATTCCTGAGGTGAAGTTTTCAGCGAAGGTTTCCCAAATGACCAGCTTGCAAGAACTTCATCTGTGTCACTGTCCAGCAAAGGTGGTGCAGACAGGTTTTACTTTCCTCCGCGATCATCTCCGCTGCCTTCACGTCAAGTTCACAGATGTAGCCGAGATCCCGCCTTGGGTCTATTTGCTGCGCAGCCTGAGGGAGCTTAACTTAATCGGAGGCTTGaactctgaaaacaacaaaatgatcgGTCTGGAATCCATGCGAGACTTGAgacatttaaagacattatgCCTGAAAAGCAACCTGACAAAGATacccacaaacatcacagatcTTTCGCCACATCTGATTCGGTTAGTGGTGCACAATGATGGGACAAAACTGCTGGTACTCAACAGTCTGAAGAAAATGACGAGCCTAATTGAACTGGAGCTCCACAGCTGTGAACTAGAAAGGATCCCTCATGCTATTTTCAGCTTGATCAACTTACAGGAGCTCGACTTGAAGTCAAACAACATCAGAACAATAGAGGAGATCATCAGCTTCCAGCACCTCAAGCGGCTGACGTGCCTTAAACTGTGGCACAACAAAATCATCACGATCCCTTCATCCATCGGCCAGGTCAAGTCTCTGGAGTCTCTCCACTTGTCTCACAACAAGCTGGAGTCTCTGTCCCCAGCCTTGTTCCTTCTTCCCAAACTGCGCCACCTGGATGTGAGCCATAACTCCATCACAGTGCTTCCACCAGACGTGGGTCTCGTTCACAACCTCCAGCACTTAGCCATCAACTCCAACAAGCTGGAAGCACTGCCAAAGCCTCTCTTCAGGTGCACCAAGCTGAAGGTGCTCTGCCTGGGGAACAATGCGCTCACCACACTGCCGGACGCTGTGGGTCAACTGGTCCAACTCACCCACCTGGAGCTCAGAGGAAACTGTCTGGACAGACTACCTGCCCATTTAGGAAACTGCCGGCTGCTGCGCAGAAGTGGCCTTACTGTGGAGGACCATCTTTTTGACGCACTGCCTGTGGAGGTTAAGGAGAGCATCAGCCGAGAAACAAGTGGCTTATAG